The nucleotide sequence GGTCACGTCCGGCTCCGCTTCACCGACCCCGCCGCGTACCGGAACGCGGCCTCCGCGCTCGGCGAGGTGACCCGGGACGACGAGGCCCTCGCGCTTCAGCTCCCGAGCGACGGCACGCAGCGCGAACTGCGCTCGATCCTCGACTGGCTGGACTCGGCGGGCATCGAGGCCGACGAACTCACCGTCCACACCCCCGACCTCGACGACGTCTTCTTCGCCCTCACCGGCGGCACCGACCAGCCCAAGGAGGCTGTCCGATGAGCTCCTTCTCCCTCGCGGTGCGCGACTCGACCACGATGCTGCGCCGCAACCTGCTGCACGCCCGGCGCTACCCGTCCATGACCCTGAACCTGCTGCTGACGCCGATCGTCCTGCTGCTCCTCTTCGTCTACATCTTCGGTGACGTGATGAGCGCGGGCATGGGCGGCGGCGCCGACCGCTCCTCGTACATCGCCTACGTCGTGCCCGGCATCCTGATGATGACCATCGGGGGCACCGTGGTCGGGACCGCCGTCTCCGTGTCCATGGACATGACGGAGGGCATCATCGCCCGCTTCCGGACCATGGCCATCCACCGCGGCTCCGTCCTCGTCGGCCATGTCATCAGCAGTGTCCTGCAGTCGGTCGCCAGCGTGGCCCTGGTCGGCGCCGTCGCCGTGGCCATCGGCTTCCGGTCCAAGGACGCCACCGCCCTGGAATGGCTCGCGGCCCTCGGCCTGATGGCGCTGGTCGCCCTGGCGCTCACCTGGATCGCGGTCGGCATGGGCATGGTCAGCCCCAACCCCGAGGGCGCCAGCAACAACGCGATGCCGCTGATCGTCCTGCCGCTGATCTCCAGCGCGTTCGTCCCGGTGGACGCGATGCCGGGCTGGTTCCAGCCGATCGCCGAGTACCAGCCCTTCACCCCCGCCATCGAGACCCTCCGCGGTCTCCTCCTCGGCAGCGAGATCGGCCACAACGGCTGGCTCGCCCTCGGCTGGGCCCTGGTCCTGTCCGTGCTCGGCTACTTCTGGTCGAAGGCGGCCTTCGACCGCGACCCGCGATAGCCGGGAGCCGGCCGGGGCGAGGGCCCCGGCCGCCCCCACCGCCTCCGGGGCGGCGAACACCGACCATCGCGTCGGGGTACGCCGCCCCGTTCGCGTTTCCACGACTGACGGAGTCCTGTACACCCTGCTGCCATCAACACTTCACGCCAACTCCCGACGTTTCCCAACTGGCGCCCATGCCAGGCGGGTTGGGCGTTCAAGACGTGAATGCGCGGGCCCTTGACGCACTTGGTTCAGACCTTTACATTCGCCGCGCAGAAAGAGGAATGACGTTCACGTCCTTGAACCAGTCTTGAGTCAGCCCTGCACCGGCCTCGCGTCCCCACCGCGCCCCACCGCGCCCATCGCGCCCCCACCGCGTCACCCCCCCACCCGAGAGGACCCCCGCATGCACCGGACCCGTCTGCCGCTCACCCTCGCCCTGCTCGCCCTCACCGCCGCCGGTCTCACCGTCGCCACGGACGCCCCCGCCGAAGCGGCCACCGGCCGGATCACCGGGATCGGCGGCAAGTGCGTCGACGTCGCGGGGGCCGCTTCCGCGAACGGCACCCCCGTCCAGCTCTACGACTGCAACGACACCGCCGCCCAGAACTGGGACGTCGGCACCGACGGCACCATCAAGGCCCTCGGCAAGTGCCTGGACGTGACCTCCGCCGGTACGGCGAACGGCACGGCGATCCAGCTCTGGGACTGCAACGGCTCCGCCGCCCAGCGCTGGACGGTCACCGCCGCCCGCGACATCGTCAACCCCCAGGCTGACAAGTGCCTCGACGCCACGGGCAACAGCTCGGCCAACGGCACCCGGCTCCAGATATGGACCTGCACCGGCGCCGCGAACCAGAAGTGGACGGCTCCCCCGGCCGGCGGCACGGGCCCGGCACCCGGCGGGAACATGGCGGTCGCCCCGTACCTGTACAACGGCTGGGGCAGCCCGCCGAGCCCGACCACCGTCATGAACGCCACCGGCGTCAAGTGGTTCACGCTCGCCTTCGTCCTCAGCAACGGCTACTGCAACCCGCAGTGGGACGGCGGCCGTCCCCTCGTCGGCGGCGTCGACCAGCAGACGGTCAACACCGTCCGGGCGGCCGGCGGCGACGTCATCCCCTCCTTCGGCGGCTGGAGCGGCAACAAGCTGGAGAGCTCCTGCTCCAGCGCCGGCGAACTCGCCGCCGCGTACCAGAAGGTCATCAACGCGTACGGCCTGAAGGCCATCGACATCGACATCGAGGCCGCCGCCTACGACAGCCCCACCGTCCAGCAGCGCACGGTGGACGCCCTCAAGACCGTCAAGGCCAACAACCCGGGCATCAAGGTGTACGTCACCTTCGGCACCGGCCAGAACGGTCCCGACACCAGCCTCGTCAACCGCGCGGCCGCGGCCGGACTCACCGTCGACAGCTGGACCATCATGCCGTTCAACTTCGGCGGCAACGGCCAGAACATGGGCACCCTGACCGTCCGCGCGGCCGAGGGCCTGAAGACCGCCGTGAAGAACGCGTACGGCTACGGCGACGACCAGGCCTACCGCCACACCGGCATCTCCTCGATGAACGGCGTCACCGACGTCGGCGAGACCATCACCCAGGCCGACTTCCGCACGATCCTCGCCTACGCGCAGCAGCGGCACCTCGCCCGGCTGACCTTCTGGTCCGTGAACCGCGACCGCCCCTGCACCGGTGGCGGCGCCGACACCTGCTCCGGCATCGGGCAGCAGAACTGGGAGTTCACCCGCATCCTCGCCGCCTACAACGGCTGACGACCGACCCGGCCCGGCCGGGCCGCCGACACGCGTCCCGGCCGCTGCCCCCCTTCCCCCCACCCCCGTCAAGGAGTCCCATGCGCCTCCCCGAACGCGCGCCCGCGCACCGGCGGAGCACACCGCTCCGCCGCCGCCTCGGCGCCGTCCTCGCCGCCGGCGGAGCGATCTGCTCCGCCCTGGTCGCCCTCTCCCCCGCCCCCGCGGCCGCCGGGTCCACCGCCCCGGCAGCCGCCGCCCTCCCCACCGGCCCGGTCACGGTCGTGAACAGCGGCAGCGGCAAGTGCCTCGACGCCCGCGCCGCGCAGACCGCCAACGGCACCGCCGTACAGCAGTACTCCTGCAACGGCACGACCGCGCAGCAGTGGAGCATCACGTCCACCTCGGACGGCTACGTCCGGATCGGGGCGCGGGCCGACTCCGCGCAGGTCGTCGACGTCCGTGACGTCTCCACCGCCGACAGCGCCCCCGTGCACCTCTGGACGTACGGCGGCGGTCTCAACCAGCAGTGGCAGGCCGTCGAGGACGGCGCCGGGGCCTACCGCTTCGTCAACCGCAACAGCGGCAAGTGCCTCGACGTCCCCGCCGCCTCCGCCGCCGACAGCGTCCAGCTCGCCCAGTACACCTGCAACGGCACGGCCGCCCAGCGCTTCCAGGTGACACCGGTGAGCACCTCGCCCGGTGACGTCGACCTCGGGCCGAACGTCGTCGTGCTCGACCCGTCGATGCCCTCGGCGACGGTCCAGAGCCGGCTGAACACGATCTTCCAGCGCCAGGAGACCAACCAGTTCGGCTCGGAGCGCTACGCGGTCCTGTTCAAGCCGGGCACGTACGCCAACGATGTCAACGTCGGCTTCTACACCCAGGTCCTCGGCCTCGGGCAGTCGCCCGACGCGGTGACGATCAACGGCGCCGTGCACGTGGAGGCCGACTGGTTCCCGCCGCAGAACGCCACCCAGAACTTCTGGCGGGGCGCCGAGAACCTCTCCGTCACCCCCACCGGCGGCACCGACCGCTGGGCCGTGTCGCAGGCCTCCTCGTACCGCCGGATGCACGTCCGCGGCAACCTGGAACTCAGCGACGGCGGCTGGTCGAGCGGCGGCTTCATGGCCGACACCAGGATCGACGGCCAGGTCAGGTCCGGCACCCAGCAGCAGTGGCTGACCCGTAACTCCCAGCTCGGCTCCTGGACCGGCTCCAACTGGAACATGGTCTTCGTCGGCAGCCAGGGCGTCCCCGGCACGAGCTTCCCCAACCCGCCGTACACCACGGTGGACCGCACTCCCGTCGTGCGCGAGAAGCCCTTCCTCATGGTCGACGCGAGCGGCGCCTACCAGGTGTTCGTACCCGCCCCGCGCACCGACTCCACGGGCACCACCTGGGCCGCCGGCGGCGCCCCCGCCGGGACCACGCTCGGCATGGACCGCTTCCACGTCGTCCGGCCCGGGGCGACGGCGGCCGAGATCAACGCCGCCCTGGGCGCCGGCAAGGACCTCCTGGTCACCCCCGGCGTCTACCACCTGAACCAGACCCTCCGGGTCACCCGGCCCGACACGGTGATCCTCGGCCTCGGGCTCGCCACCTTCGTCCCCGACAACGGCATCACCGCGATGACCGTCGCCGACGTCGACGGGGTGAAGATCGCGGGCGTGCTCTTCGACGCCGGTACGGTCAACTCGCCGACTCTGCTGGAGATCGGCCCGGCCGGCTCGGCCGCCTCCCACGCGGCGAACCCGACCTCGCTGCACGACGTGTACTTCCGCGTCGGCGGCGCCGCCGTCGGCAAGGCCACCACCAGCCTGGTCGTCAACAGCGACCACGTCATCGGCGACCACATGTGGATCTGGCGCGCGGACCACGGCAGCGGCGTCGGCTGGACCACCAACACCGCCGACACCGGCCTCGTCGTGAACGCCGACGACGTCACCATGTACGGCCTGTTCGTCGAGCACTACCAGAAGCACCAGACCGTCTGGAACGGCAACCGGGGCCGGACGTTCTTCTACCAGAACGAGATGCCGTACGACCCGCCCAGCCAGGCCGCCTGGATGAACGGCTCGACCCAGGGCTACGCGGCCTACAAGGTCGCCGACTCGGTCACCAGCCACCAGGCCTACGGGCTCGGCAGCTACTGCTACTTCAACGTCAATCCGGGCGTCACCGCCGAGCACGCCATCGAGGCCCCCAACCGTCCCGACGTGCGCTTCCGGAGCATGGTCACGGTCTCCCTCGGGGGCACCGGCACCATCCGGCACGTGGTCAACGACCGTGGGGGCCCGTCCAATTCGTCCACCAACGTCGCGAACCTGGTGAGCTACCCATGAGACCGACCCGGGCCCGGCAGTTCCGGTCCACCGCCGTGCCCTAGGCAGACGCCACCGGGTCCGGGCACCCCGTGTGCCCGGACCGGTCCGGTACGGAACCGCGCGTCCGGCCGCCGATCCGTTCGTGCGTCCGTTCGCGCTTCGTACGTGTCAGGGAGCCCGCGCACACCCCGCCCGAGGTGCGACGACCGCTCGTCGCAACTTCCCCCATCCGCGACCCCCCGCGCGGCGCGCCCGGCATGCACGCCCGCCGACCCGGGACGATCATCCGTACATGGCAGGTACTTTCCCCTCCCCCGGCCCGACCGGGGCTTCCGTCTCCCGGCCCTCCGCCGGAAGTTCGCGCCGTCGCCCGCCCAGCCGCCCCCCGGCGGGGAGCCCCACGGGCCGCCGGCGTCGTCTCAGACGCCGCATCGCCCTCGCCGTCACGGTGCTCGTCGCCGTGACGGCGGCCGTGTCCGGGGCGCCGCCGCTGCCGGGCACGACCGCCTCCGCGTCCTCGCCCGCGCCCGGCTCCCCCGCGGCGGAACCCTTCGACGCCTCGCCCGCCCGGGCCGGCCTCGAGCGGCTGCTGCCCTCCCATGCGGCCCAGTTCACCCTCGTTCCGGTCCGGGAGTCCGAGGCCGGCGCCTCCTTCTCCCTCACGGGCGGGGCCGGGGACATCGTGGTCCGGGGCACCTCGCCGGCCACCCTCCTCACCGGCGTCGGCTGGTACCTGAAGCAGGTCGCCGGGGTCGACGTCGGATGGCCGGGCGACAGCCTCGGCCGGCTGCCCGGCACGCTCCCCGCCGTCTCCGGGACCGTCACCCGGTCGGCGGCCGTGCCCCACCGCTACGCCCTGAACGACACCGACGAGGGCTATTCCGGCCCGTACCGCGACTTCGCCTCCTACGAGCGCGAGATCGACCTGATGGCTCTGCACGGAGTGAACGAGGTCTTCGTGCCGACTGGTGCGGAGTACCCGTACTACCGGGCGCTCCAGGATTTCGGCTACGAGGCGGAGGAGTTGCGCCGCTGGATCCCCGCGCCGGCCCACCAGGGCTGGTGGCTGCTGCAGAACCTGTCGGGCTTCGCGGGTCCGGTGTCCGAGCAGCTGATCGAGGCCCGTGCGGCGCTGGGCGCCCGGATCGCGCGGCACCTCCGCTCGCTGGGGATGACGCCCGTGCTGCCGGGCTACTTCGGCACGGTGCCGCCGGACTTCACCGCACGGAACCCGGGGGCGCACACCGTGCCGCAGGGCCGGTGGGTGGGGTTCGGCCGGCCCGACTGGCTGGATCCGACCGGGCCGGTGTTCGCCCGGCTGGCCGCCGTCTACTACCGCCACCAGCGGCAGCGGTTCGGTGACAGCGACATGTTCAAGATGGACCTGCTGCACGAGGGCGGGGCTCCGGGCACGGTCGACGTCTCGGCGGCCGCCGGCGCGGTCCAGCGGGCCCTGGAGGCGGCGCGTCCCGGCGCCACCTGGGTCATGCTCGGCTGGCAGCTCAACCCGACGCCCGCCCTGCTGCACGGCGTCGACCGCCGCCGGTTGCTGATCGTCGACGGCCTGTCCGACCGCTACGACGAGCTCGACCGCGAGACGCGGTGGGGCGGCACGCCGTACGCCTTCGGCACGATCCCCAACTTCGGCGGGCACACCAGCATCGGCGCCAACACCGGGGCGTGGGTGAGCCGTTTCCACGCCTGGCTCGCCAAGCCGGACAGCGCGCTGCGCGGCATCGCGTACCTCCCGGAGGCCACCGGCACGAACCCCGTCGCGTTCGGCCTCTTCACCGAACTCGCCTGGCAGCCGGGCCCGATCGACCAGCAGCGCTGGTTCGCCGGGTACGCCGCCCGCCGCTACGGCGGTGCGGACCGGCACGCGGCCGCCGCGTGGGAGGCGCTGCGGCTCGGCCCGTACAGCATGCGGACGGGCAGCTGGAGCGAGCCGCAGGACAGCCTGTTCGCCGCGCGGCCGAGCCTGACGGCGAGCACCGCGGCGCGCTGGAGCCCGAAGGCCATGCGGTACGACGCCGCCACGGTGGAGCGGGCCCTCGCGGAGCTGCTCCGGGTCGCGCCGCGGCTGCGGACCTCCGACGCGTACCGCTTCGACGTCGTGGACGTGGCGCGGCAGGCGCTCACCAACCGTGCCCGCGTGCTGCTGCCCCGGATCAGGGCCGCGTACGAGGCCCGGGACCTGGACGCCTTCCGGGCGCTGGTACGGGAGTGGGGCGCGGCCGAGGAGCTGCTCGGGCGGCTGGTCGGCTCCGACCGGCGGTTCCTGGTGGGTCCCTGGCTCGCCGCCGCGCGCTCGTGGGGGGCCGATCCGGCCGAGCGCGACCGGCTGGAGTACGACGCCCGCTCCATCCTCACCACCTGGGCCGACCGGGTGCCGAGCGAGTCGGGCGGTCTGCACGACTACGCCAACCGGGAGTGGTCGGGCCTGGTGCGGGACGTGTACGCGCCCCGCTGGGCCGCCTATTTCGCGAGTCTGGACCGCGCGCTGGTGAACGGGACGGAGCCGGTCGCGATCGACTGGTTCGCGCGGGACGACGCCTGGGCGCGCGGCCACCGGTCCTATCCGACGCTGCCCTCGGGTGACCCCTTCACGCTGGCGGCCGAGGTGTCGCGGGCGCTGGCGGAGGCGTCCACTCCGGCCTGACGGCCCGCAAATCGCTTGTTCGCGTTCCGCCACGGGGAGGATCATGGAAGGGTTCCGCCGCCCCCTTCGGGGGGCGGTGTCGCCCGCGTCTTCCGGAGAGACTCCCCATGCCTGCAGATGACACGAGACGCTTCGTCCGGGCGGCGGTCGCGTGGGCGGCCGGCCACGACCGCGCGGCTCCGGAGGCGCGGAACCTGGCGGGCGGACTGGGCGCGGTCGTCCTCGTCGAGGGCGTCAGCGACGTGGCCGCCGTCGAGGCGCTCGCCGCGCGCCGGGGCCGGGACCTCGCCGCGGAAGGGGTCGCGGTGGTGCCGCTGGGCGGCGCGACGAGCATCACGCGGTTCGTTCCGCTCCTCGGCCCGCAGGGCCTCGGGCTCCGGCTCGCGGGGCTCTGCGACGTCGGTGAGGAGGCGCACTTCCGGCGGAGTCTGGCGCGGGCGGGGCTCGGCTTCGGGACCTTCCACATCTGCGAGGCGGACCTGGAGGACGAGCTGATCCGCGCGCTCGGCGCCGACTCGGTGCAGCGGGTCGTCGACGAGCAGGGCGAGCTGCGCACGTTCCGCACCTTCCAGAAGCAGCCGGCGCAGCGGGAGCGTCCGGTGGAGCGGCAGCTCCGGCGCTTCCTGGGCACGCACAGCGGCCGGAAGGAGCAGTACGCCCGCGCGCTCGTCGAGCGCCTCGATCCCGGCCGGGTGCCGCGCCCCCTGGAACGCCTGCTCGCGGACGTCTCCTGACGGTGTCCGGCGCACGGCTCCTGACGGCGCACGGCCGGGCGGCTTGCCGGAGCGGTCCCGGGCGATCGAACCTACGATGGGCGGGAGCCGGCGTCGGCAGCTCGTCGGGCCGGCCGTCCGGATCGAAGAGGGCGGAGAGGCATGGCACAGGCCACCGACGCGGCACGGACCGTCATCCTGACGGTGGACGACGACCCGGGAGTCTCCCGCGCCATCGCCCGTGACCTGCGGCGCCGCTACGGCGGCCGGTACCGGATCGTGCGCGCCGAGTCCGGCGACTCCGCGCTGGAGGCGCTGCGGGAGCTGAAGCTCCGGGGCGACCTGGTGGCCGTGATCCTCGCGGACTACCGCATGCCCCAGATGAACGGCATCGAGTTCCTGGAGCAGGCCCTCGGCGTGTACCCGGGGGCGCGGCGCGTGCTCCTGACCGCGTACGCCGACACCAACGCCGCCATCGACGCGATCAACGTCGTCGACCTCGACCACTACCTGCTCAAGCCGTGGGACCCGCCGGAGGAGAAGCTGTACCCGGTCGTGGACGACCTCCTCACGGCCTGGCGCTCCAGCGACTACCGGCCGGTGCCCGCCACCAAGGTGGTCGGGCACCGCTGGTCGGCCCGCTCCTCGTCGGTGCGCGAGTTCCTGGCCCGCAACCAGGTGCCGTACCGCTGGTACTCCTCGGACGAGCCCGAGGGGCGGCGGCTCCTCGACGCGGCCGGGGCCGACAGCCACCGGCTGCCGCTGGTGATCACGCCGGACGGCACGGCGCTGGTGGAACCGGAGCCGTCCGAGCTCGCCGGCCACGTGGGGCTCGCGACGACTCCGGCCGCCGACTTCTACGACCTCGTCGTCATCGGCGGCGGCCCCGCCGGGCTCGGCGCCGCGGTGTACGGGGCGTCCGAGGGGCTGCGGACCGTCCTCGTCGAGCGTTCGGCGACCGGCGGGCAGGCGGGGCAGAGCTCCCGGATCGAGAACTACCTCGGCTTCCCGGACGGCGTCTCCGGTGCCCAGCTCACCGAGCGTGCCCGCCGCCAGGCCACCCGCTTCGGCGCCGAGATCCTCACCGCGCGCGAGGTCACCGGCCTCGAGGTGAACGGCGCGGCGCGCGTCGTGCGCTTCTCGGACGGTTCGGAGGTCGCCGCGCACAGCGTCATCCTCGCGACCGGCGTGTCCTACCGGCAGCTCCTGGCGCCGGGCTGCGAGGACCTGACCGGCCGCGGCGTCTACTACGGCTCCTCGCTCACCGAGGCGTCCTCGTGCGAGGACCAGGACGTGTACATCGTCGGCGGCGCGAACTCCGCCGGGCAGGCCGCGGTGTTCCTGGCGCGGGGCGCGAAGTCGGTGACGCTGCTGGTGCGCGGGGAGTCCCTGGCGGCCTCCATGTCGTACTACCTGATCCAGCAGATCGAGGAGGCGCCGAACATCACCGTGCGGCCCCGGACCGTCGTGGAGTCGGCGCACGGCGAGGAGCACCTGGAGCGGCTGACCCTGCGCGATGCCGTCACCGGTGCCACGGAGGACGTCGACGCGCAGTGGATGTTCGTCTTCATCGGCGCCGCGCCGCTGACCGACTGGCTCGGCGGGGCGGTGCTGCGGGACGAGCACGGCTTCATCCTGGCCGGACCCGACCTCACGCCGGACGGCCGGCCGCCGGCCGAATGGGATCTTGACCGGCCGCCGTACCACCTGGAGACCAGCGTTCCGGGGGTGTTCGTGGCGGGCGACGCGCGCGCCCAGTCCGCGAAGCGCGTCGCCTCCGCCGTCGGAGAGGGAGCCATGGCCGTGATGCTTGTCCACCGGTACCTGGAGCAGTCATGAGCGGAGAGACCGCGCCCTGCGATCCGCACGAGATCGGTTCGCTGTTCCTGTTCGAGAAGCTCACCCCGGAGCAGCTCGGCCGGTTGTGCGTCGAGGGGCGCATGGAGCGGTTCGAGCCCGGCCCGGTGTACGTCGAGGGCGACCCGGCCACGTGTTTCTACGTGATGGTCGAGGGCACGGTCGTGCTCTCCCGCAGGGTGGGCGGCGACGACGTGGAGGTCAGCCGTACCTCGCAGCGGGGGGTGTACGCGGGGGCCATGCAGGCGTACCTCGGCGACCGGGTCCCCCAGACGTACAACAACTCGATGCGGGTGACCGAGCCGACCCGGTTCTTCGTGCTGCCCGCGCAGTCGTTCGCGGACGTCATGCGGGAGTGGTTCCCGATGGCGGCGCACCTCCTCGAGGGGCTCTTCTTCGGCTCCAGGAACACCCAGCGGGCCGTCGGCCAGCGCGAACGGCTGCTGGCGCTCGGCTCGTTGTCCGCCGGACTGACCCATGAGCTGAACAATCCGGCCGCGGCGGCGGTCCGGGCCACGGCCGCCCTGCGGGAGCGGGTCGGCAAGATGCGGCACAAGCTGGCGATCATCGCCCGGGGCCCCTACTCGCGGGAGGCCCTCGCGGATCTCATCGAGATCCAGGACCGCACCGCCGAACGCGTCGCCAAGGCGCCGGTGCTGAGCCCGCTGAAGGCCGCGGACCGCGAGGACGAGCTCTCCGACTGGCTGGAGGACCACGGCATCCAGGAGAGCTGGCGGGTCGCGCCCACCTTCGTCCAGGCCGGGCTCGACACGGACTGGCTGGAGCAGGTCGCGGCGACCGTCGCGGAGGACGTCCTGCCGGGGGCGATCGGGTGGCTCAACTACACCATCGAGACCGAGCTGTTGATGGACGAGATCGACGACTCCACCAACCGCATCTCCCATCTGGTGGACGCGGCCAAGCAGTACGCGCAGCTCGACCGCGCCCCGCACCGGGACGTGGACGTCCACGAACTCCTCGACAGCACCCTTCTGATGCTGTCCGGGAAGATCGGCTCCGGGGTGCGGGTGGTCAAGGAGTACGACCGCTCGCTGCCCGATGTGCCCGCGTATCCGGCGGAGTTGAACCAGGTGTGGACCAACCTCATCGACAACGCGGTGTCCGCGATGGGGAGCGCCGGCGGCGAGGGCGTCCTCACGGTCCGTACGGCGCGGGAGGGCGACCGGCTGCTGGTGGAGTTCCGGGACACGGGCCCGGGCGTTCCCGACGAGATCCGCGGCCGCATCTTCGACCCGTTCTTCACCACCAAGCCGGTCGGCGAGGGCACGGGGCTCGGTCTGGACATCTCGTGGCGGATCGTCGTCAACAAGCACCACGGAAGTCTTCAGGTCGAGTCCGTGCCCGGGGACACCCGCTTCCAGGTGCTCCTGCCCCTGACCGCCCCGGAACCCGAAGCCGAGCCCGCCCCCGCGAGCGGGGCCGACACCACCGAGGAGCAGTCCGCATGACCGAGATCGAGGGAATCGACCCGAGCGCCCCGCCCAGCGGCCCCGGCTGCACGGACTGCGACGCGGTGGGCGGCTGGTGGTTCCACCTGCGCCGCTGCGCCCAGT is from Streptomyces venezuelae ATCC 10712 and encodes:
- a CDS encoding chitinase, which produces MHRTRLPLTLALLALTAAGLTVATDAPAEAATGRITGIGGKCVDVAGAASANGTPVQLYDCNDTAAQNWDVGTDGTIKALGKCLDVTSAGTANGTAIQLWDCNGSAAQRWTVTAARDIVNPQADKCLDATGNSSANGTRLQIWTCTGAANQKWTAPPAGGTGPAPGGNMAVAPYLYNGWGSPPSPTTVMNATGVKWFTLAFVLSNGYCNPQWDGGRPLVGGVDQQTVNTVRAAGGDVIPSFGGWSGNKLESSCSSAGELAAAYQKVINAYGLKAIDIDIEAAAYDSPTVQQRTVDALKTVKANNPGIKVYVTFGTGQNGPDTSLVNRAAAAGLTVDSWTIMPFNFGGNGQNMGTLTVRAAEGLKTAVKNAYGYGDDQAYRHTGISSMNGVTDVGETITQADFRTILAYAQQRHLARLTFWSVNRDRPCTGGGADTCSGIGQQNWEFTRILAAYNG
- a CDS encoding RICIN domain-containing protein, whose translation is MRLPERAPAHRRSTPLRRRLGAVLAAGGAICSALVALSPAPAAAGSTAPAAAALPTGPVTVVNSGSGKCLDARAAQTANGTAVQQYSCNGTTAQQWSITSTSDGYVRIGARADSAQVVDVRDVSTADSAPVHLWTYGGGLNQQWQAVEDGAGAYRFVNRNSGKCLDVPAASAADSVQLAQYTCNGTAAQRFQVTPVSTSPGDVDLGPNVVVLDPSMPSATVQSRLNTIFQRQETNQFGSERYAVLFKPGTYANDVNVGFYTQVLGLGQSPDAVTINGAVHVEADWFPPQNATQNFWRGAENLSVTPTGGTDRWAVSQASSYRRMHVRGNLELSDGGWSSGGFMADTRIDGQVRSGTQQQWLTRNSQLGSWTGSNWNMVFVGSQGVPGTSFPNPPYTTVDRTPVVREKPFLMVDASGAYQVFVPAPRTDSTGTTWAAGGAPAGTTLGMDRFHVVRPGATAAEINAALGAGKDLLVTPGVYHLNQTLRVTRPDTVILGLGLATFVPDNGITAMTVADVDGVKIAGVLFDAGTVNSPTLLEIGPAGSAASHAANPTSLHDVYFRVGGAAVGKATTSLVVNSDHVIGDHMWIWRADHGSGVGWTTNTADTGLVVNADDVTMYGLFVEHYQKHQTVWNGNRGRTFFYQNEMPYDPPSQAAWMNGSTQGYAAYKVADSVTSHQAYGLGSYCYFNVNPGVTAEHAIEAPNRPDVRFRSMVTVSLGGTGTIRHVVNDRGGPSNSSTNVANLVSYP
- a CDS encoding ABC transporter permease, with translation MSSFSLAVRDSTTMLRRNLLHARRYPSMTLNLLLTPIVLLLLFVYIFGDVMSAGMGGGADRSSYIAYVVPGILMMTIGGTVVGTAVSVSMDMTEGIIARFRTMAIHRGSVLVGHVISSVLQSVASVALVGAVAVAIGFRSKDATALEWLAALGLMALVALALTWIAVGMGMVSPNPEGASNNAMPLIVLPLISSAFVPVDAMPGWFQPIAEYQPFTPAIETLRGLLLGSEIGHNGWLALGWALVLSVLGYFWSKAAFDRDPR
- a CDS encoding TOPRIM nucleotidyl transferase/hydrolase domain-containing protein, which codes for MPADDTRRFVRAAVAWAAGHDRAAPEARNLAGGLGAVVLVEGVSDVAAVEALAARRGRDLAAEGVAVVPLGGATSITRFVPLLGPQGLGLRLAGLCDVGEEAHFRRSLARAGLGFGTFHICEADLEDELIRALGADSVQRVVDEQGELRTFRTFQKQPAQRERPVERQLRRFLGTHSGRKEQYARALVERLDPGRVPRPLERLLADVS
- a CDS encoding ATP-binding protein; the protein is MSGETAPCDPHEIGSLFLFEKLTPEQLGRLCVEGRMERFEPGPVYVEGDPATCFYVMVEGTVVLSRRVGGDDVEVSRTSQRGVYAGAMQAYLGDRVPQTYNNSMRVTEPTRFFVLPAQSFADVMREWFPMAAHLLEGLFFGSRNTQRAVGQRERLLALGSLSAGLTHELNNPAAAAVRATAALRERVGKMRHKLAIIARGPYSREALADLIEIQDRTAERVAKAPVLSPLKAADREDELSDWLEDHGIQESWRVAPTFVQAGLDTDWLEQVAATVAEDVLPGAIGWLNYTIETELLMDEIDDSTNRISHLVDAAKQYAQLDRAPHRDVDVHELLDSTLLMLSGKIGSGVRVVKEYDRSLPDVPAYPAELNQVWTNLIDNAVSAMGSAGGEGVLTVRTAREGDRLLVEFRDTGPGVPDEIRGRIFDPFFTTKPVGEGTGLGLDISWRIVVNKHHGSLQVESVPGDTRFQVLLPLTAPEPEAEPAPASGADTTEEQSA
- a CDS encoding FAD-dependent oxidoreductase, whose protein sequence is MAQATDAARTVILTVDDDPGVSRAIARDLRRRYGGRYRIVRAESGDSALEALRELKLRGDLVAVILADYRMPQMNGIEFLEQALGVYPGARRVLLTAYADTNAAIDAINVVDLDHYLLKPWDPPEEKLYPVVDDLLTAWRSSDYRPVPATKVVGHRWSARSSSVREFLARNQVPYRWYSSDEPEGRRLLDAAGADSHRLPLVITPDGTALVEPEPSELAGHVGLATTPAADFYDLVVIGGGPAGLGAAVYGASEGLRTVLVERSATGGQAGQSSRIENYLGFPDGVSGAQLTERARRQATRFGAEILTAREVTGLEVNGAARVVRFSDGSEVAAHSVILATGVSYRQLLAPGCEDLTGRGVYYGSSLTEASSCEDQDVYIVGGANSAGQAAVFLARGAKSVTLLVRGESLAASMSYYLIQQIEEAPNITVRPRTVVESAHGEEHLERLTLRDAVTGATEDVDAQWMFVFIGAAPLTDWLGGAVLRDEHGFILAGPDLTPDGRPPAEWDLDRPPYHLETSVPGVFVAGDARAQSAKRVASAVGEGAMAVMLVHRYLEQS
- a CDS encoding alpha-N-acetylglucosaminidase, with translation MAGTFPSPGPTGASVSRPSAGSSRRRPPSRPPAGSPTGRRRRLRRRIALAVTVLVAVTAAVSGAPPLPGTTASASSPAPGSPAAEPFDASPARAGLERLLPSHAAQFTLVPVRESEAGASFSLTGGAGDIVVRGTSPATLLTGVGWYLKQVAGVDVGWPGDSLGRLPGTLPAVSGTVTRSAAVPHRYALNDTDEGYSGPYRDFASYEREIDLMALHGVNEVFVPTGAEYPYYRALQDFGYEAEELRRWIPAPAHQGWWLLQNLSGFAGPVSEQLIEARAALGARIARHLRSLGMTPVLPGYFGTVPPDFTARNPGAHTVPQGRWVGFGRPDWLDPTGPVFARLAAVYYRHQRQRFGDSDMFKMDLLHEGGAPGTVDVSAAAGAVQRALEAARPGATWVMLGWQLNPTPALLHGVDRRRLLIVDGLSDRYDELDRETRWGGTPYAFGTIPNFGGHTSIGANTGAWVSRFHAWLAKPDSALRGIAYLPEATGTNPVAFGLFTELAWQPGPIDQQRWFAGYAARRYGGADRHAAAAWEALRLGPYSMRTGSWSEPQDSLFAARPSLTASTAARWSPKAMRYDAATVERALAELLRVAPRLRTSDAYRFDVVDVARQALTNRARVLLPRIRAAYEARDLDAFRALVREWGAAEELLGRLVGSDRRFLVGPWLAAARSWGADPAERDRLEYDARSILTTWADRVPSESGGLHDYANREWSGLVRDVYAPRWAAYFASLDRALVNGTEPVAIDWFARDDAWARGHRSYPTLPSGDPFTLAAEVSRALAEASTPA